The DNA region TCGATATTACCAGCaagtgatgatgagatCTCATTGGGCTATTCAATCATAAGCGAAGTCATAAGGCCGAGCGTCAGTATTATTGATACGACGACACAAAAAATGCGTCTGAAAACTTCAGAAAAAGAACTTTCGACGGAGCAAAATAAACGCTACCTAGCAAAATCATGTCGCCTAACCTACAAGTGGGCGTTGATCGCCCTGATAATGGCAGCCATAATTCACCATTTGCTAGGCTCCATAATATTAACTTGGCTTTAAGAAGTGCTGTCATTCAGAACGAAGATTCAGCTGCCGGGCTTTTTTCACTGTGCCaaaaaaatttcagcatCAGGACTATGTGCGTGGGTATAGTTTCCCATCTTCTGACGTATGTTTGATGGAATAGGTATTCCTCATAATATCTGAAAGGTATTAGTGAATCATCTGGGATTTAGTGGAATTGTTTGGCAGTTTTTCATCCTGGATTGCATAAGTATTGGACGATTTTGTTGGTCCTGGGGGAAAGGAAGGAAGGAAAATTGATATCGGTGCTGGAGAAAGCATAATGGCGCATCGTAAGTTACAACAGGAGATTGACAGGGtattcaagaagatcaacgaaGGTCTGGAGATCTTCGACACCTATTATGAGAGGCATGAAAACTGTACGAATAACCCATCTCAAAAGGATAAGCTCGAATCGGACCTCAAGAGAGAGgtgaagaaattgcagaGGCTGCGAGAACAGATCAAATCGTGGCAAAGCTCACCTGAGATTAAGAATAAGGATGCCTTACTGGATTATAGGAGGTCTGTGGAGATTGCCATGGAGAAATACAAAGCCGTGGAGAAAGCTTCGAAGGAAAAGGCGTATTCGAACATCAGTCTCAAGAAGTCGGACATGTTGGATCCACAGGAACGAGAACGAAGATGTGTCTCTGAGTTCCTTTCCGGTATGATTGACGAATTAGAAAGGCAATATGACGGGCTTCAGGTTGAGATCGATCGGCTGATATTGCTGaataagaagaaaaagacAGCATCATCTGCTAATGAAGAGCAGAAGGAGCAGTTGAAAAGCTTACAGGGGAGATATAGGTGGCATCAACAACAGATGGAATTGGCACTGCGACTTTTGGCCAACGAAGAGCTGAATCCGGATAGCGTGAAAGAAGTACAGGACGACATAAGCTATTTCGTCGATTCTAATCGGGACCCAGATTTTGTGGAAGACGAGACGATATACGATGCACTCAACTTGCAAGCTAATGAAGCGATTGCTCACGAGGTCGCTCAATACTTTGCGTCTCAGCAGGCTGAAGATAATgccgatgacgatgaattgAGGGATTCATCTAAActatcgaagaaagagcagagaAAGATGGAAAGAGAGGCGAAAAAAGCAGCCAAGATAGCTGCAAAGGCGAAGACGGACGAGGAGGCGGTTGTCAGGGAGCCTGAGGCTCAGGACGTTGACAGGCCAAAATCACCGGAACAGCAAGTGGAAGAAAGCATGAAGAGCATACAATCGCCAGCCACAGGGGCAAGTATCGCAGAAAGCCCGAAATCTCCAACCGCGACTGCTCCAAAAGAAGCATCCTCGTCACCGTCCTTTAGCAATGACAACAGAGAATCACATCCTGGATATACGCATATTCATCAAAGTTTAAATGGTGTTACTACGACAAGTACCTTGAAGCCTGCGACCGTCCCAGCAAGACCAGCGGGAGAGCTAAAATGGGCAGTAGCCGCTTCCCAAGGTGTTGAAAAGGACCGGAAAGCACCCGTTGCTACGCCAGCTACAAGCTTTACGGGTCTAACAAATGGCAACACGCAAAACATATCATCTAGCACATCCGCTTCTTCCGCTATGAGTAGCAGAATGGCGAGCGCTGCAAACACGCCAAGGCTAGTTACTCCATCCTTGGAACCATCTAATTCAGGCTCATTGGAAGGTTCTTCGCCGTTTGTTAACATCAACTCGGTATCGGCCAGTACGGCAGCGGCTGTCCTTGCTGCGGGTGCGGCCGCCGTGCATATGAACAACAAGGCTATTAATAAGCATAATAATCCATCCTATCAATTGGCAGAGGTCCTCAATAGCAGAAACAACAGTTCCGTATTAAATTCTTCATTAGACTTGAGCCAgagagcaaagaaagaggtTAAAACCGCCCCGGAACTGATTATAGATGACTATGAGGCTGAATTTACCGATGACGAAATAGACGACGAACCAGTACCAGAAGTTCTGGTACCTGAAGAGCGTGCAAAACGTATAAAGGCGAAGGAGCTGCTGACGAGGAAATTACTTGAGGATTATGA from Torulaspora globosa chromosome 3, complete sequence includes:
- the NOT3 gene encoding CCR4-NOT core subunit NOT3 (ancestral locus Anc_7.214); this translates as MAHRKLQQEIDRVFKKINEGLEIFDTYYERHENCTNNPSQKDKLESDLKREVKKLQRLREQIKSWQSSPEIKNKDALLDYRRSVEIAMEKYKAVEKASKEKAYSNISLKKSDMLDPQERERRCVSEFLSGMIDELERQYDGLQVEIDRLILLNKKKKTASSANEEQKEQLKSLQGRYRWHQQQMELALRLLANEELNPDSVKEVQDDISYFVDSNRDPDFVEDETIYDALNLQANEAIAHEVAQYFASQQAEDNADDDELRDSSKLSKKEQRKMEREAKKAAKIAAKAKTDEEAVVREPEAQDVDRPKSPEQQVEESMKSIQSPATGASIAESPKSPTATAPKEASSSPSFSNDNRESHPGYTHIHQSLNGVTTTSTLKPATVPARPAGELKWAVAASQGVEKDRKAPVATPATSFTGLTNGNTQNISSSTSASSAMSSRMASAANTPRLVTPSLEPSNSGSLEGSSPFVNINSVSASTAAAVLAAGAAAVHMNNKAINKHNNPSYQLAEVLNSRNNSSVLNSSLDLSQRAKKEVKTAPELIIDDYEAEFTDDEIDDEPVPEVLVPEERAKRIKAKELLTRKLLEDYELLLVPSGIQEFIMGVQLFENGLEPLDGKLGGFRRSRDACSIPRSDEVPIGVNPPAPLDAFRSTQQWDITRCTLRSVVYNKEISEEQRYEAILDKFRSLEMFTLFYNYYFAVTPLEQTIASLILGERNWKVSKSGTVWFLRQGEPKFTNDMCEVADYKIFKLDDWTVVDKPNYKLDYCTLGSSPEQLKYHQSNLQGGEGEFNKLSHGQQLLQQLKQGKVATSA